A section of the Rhodospirillales bacterium genome encodes:
- a CDS encoding SDR family NAD(P)-dependent oxidoreductase: protein MNSYIPECVMITGATGDFGQAFAQRFAALGSRLVVHGRDADKVAALVDSIEGEVYGTVFDMTDQTGIERGIDSIPDHFREVDLLINNAGGALGLDAAQNADLADWDAMVDMNVRSLIRVTRLLLPRMVARKRGHIINIGSIAGSYAYPGGNVYGACKAFVRQFSFNLRADLPGTGVRVTNIEPGMVETRFSLARFKGDTDKAAKVYANTTPLVAEDIAESVVWAATLPPHVNVNAIEIMPTTQSFGPLAVERFA from the coding sequence ATGAATTCGTACATCCCTGAATGCGTGATGATTACCGGTGCGACCGGCGATTTCGGGCAGGCTTTTGCGCAGCGTTTCGCGGCGCTGGGATCGCGTCTGGTCGTGCACGGGCGCGACGCGGACAAGGTTGCGGCGTTGGTCGATTCGATCGAGGGCGAGGTTTACGGCACCGTTTTCGACATGACCGACCAAACAGGGATCGAACGCGGCATCGATTCCATTCCGGACCATTTTCGCGAGGTCGATCTTTTGATCAACAACGCGGGCGGGGCGCTCGGCCTTGATGCAGCGCAGAACGCCGATCTTGCCGATTGGGACGCGATGGTCGACATGAACGTGCGTTCGTTGATCCGCGTAACGCGGCTTTTGCTGCCGCGGATGGTGGCGCGCAAGCGCGGGCATATCATCAATATCGGGTCGATAGCGGGCAGTTATGCCTATCCCGGGGGCAATGTCTATGGCGCGTGCAAGGCGTTCGTGCGTCAGTTCTCGTTCAATTTGCGCGCCGACCTGCCGGGCACCGGCGTGCGCGTCACCAATATCGAACCGGGAATGGTGGAAACGCGTTTCAGCCTTGCTCGGTTCAAAGGCGATACCGACAAGGCGGCCAAGGTATACGCAAACACCACGCCACTTGTGGCCGAAGACATCGCCGAAAGCGTGGTCTGGGCCGCGACACTGCCGCCGCATGTCAACGTCAACGCGATCGAGATCATGCCGACCACGCAAAGCTTTGGCCCGCTGGCTGTGGAAAGATTTGCATGA
- a CDS encoding SURF1 family protein, with translation MVLRRTNTGFWTAALVVGLVVAYFVHLGFVQIDLIAQEHGLAAAQAAQQNVNASKISLMDAVDDPANDLRRGYLRGVWKQNANIKIGPRVHSGMSGYWIATPFMLANQKITILAIRGWVPETMAPVMLSAQAPFGMATLTGALRAGESVSETPVAGDQQSWRKLDIDAIAAANGVEYPARLVFFMETSSLSEDPALRRVQPLEGMDVPHRQYAFFWFGAAAVLAALFYALAVHPRFFNLPKAR, from the coding sequence ATGGTTTTAAGGCGAACGAATACGGGGTTCTGGACGGCGGCGCTGGTGGTCGGCCTTGTGGTCGCGTATTTTGTCCATCTTGGCTTCGTGCAGATCGACCTGATCGCACAAGAGCATGGTCTGGCCGCCGCGCAGGCCGCGCAGCAAAACGTGAATGCCAGCAAAATCTCGCTGATGGATGCGGTCGATGATCCGGCCAACGACCTGCGTCGCGGGTATCTGCGCGGGGTATGGAAACAGAACGCGAATATCAAGATCGGCCCGCGGGTGCATAGCGGCATGTCCGGTTACTGGATCGCGACGCCCTTCATGCTAGCCAATCAAAAAATCACAATTCTGGCCATACGCGGCTGGGTGCCGGAAACGATGGCGCCGGTGATGCTGTCGGCGCAGGCGCCGTTCGGCATGGCCACGCTTACCGGTGCGCTGCGTGCCGGTGAATCCGTGTCCGAAACGCCGGTCGCGGGCGATCAGCAGTCGTGGCGAAAGTTGGATATCGATGCGATCGCTGCGGCCAACGGCGTTGAGTATCCGGCGCGATTGGTGTTTTTCATGGAAACATCGAGCCTTTCCGAAGATCCGGCGCTACGCCGGGTTCAGCCGCTTGAAGGGATGGACGTTCCGCATAGGCAATATGCGTTTTTCTGGTTCGGCGCCGCGGCGGTGC
- a CDS encoding porin family protein has product MKKYLLALVAGVAGFAAVLPAARAQDGWQQGLYISGSAGWNHTQDQKITGASKSNLKEGYGLSGAVGYDYGNNVRTEIELSYRSNKVDGLSDNTGPFASPGGKVTATAVMANAYYDIPTATPVTPYIGAGIGIAHVKTDNYSTAGTIISDGKDNAFAYQGILGADYALESDLSLFGEYRYFSTEKVNMGYGNKGTYHNHALMAGLKYSFN; this is encoded by the coding sequence CGCCGTTCTTCCCGCCGCACGGGCGCAGGATGGCTGGCAGCAAGGTCTGTACATTTCCGGTTCCGCCGGCTGGAACCATACGCAGGACCAGAAAATCACAGGGGCGAGCAAATCGAACCTGAAAGAGGGCTACGGCCTGTCCGGTGCGGTTGGCTACGATTACGGCAACAACGTACGTACGGAAATCGAGCTTTCCTATCGTTCCAACAAGGTGGACGGCCTTTCGGACAATACCGGGCCTTTTGCGTCGCCGGGTGGCAAGGTGACCGCGACCGCGGTGATGGCGAACGCTTATTACGACATCCCGACCGCCACGCCAGTCACGCCTTATATCGGCGCCGGTATCGGTATCGCGCATGTCAAAACCGACAATTACAGCACCGCGGGTACGATCATTTCGGACGGCAAGGACAACGCCTTCGCGTATCAGGGCATTCTGGGTGCGGATTACGCGTTGGAAAGCGATCTTTCGCTGTTCGGCGAATACCGTTACTTCTCGACCGAAAAAGTCAATATGGGCTATGGCAACAAGGGCACGTACCACAACCACGCGCTCATGGCCGGGTTGAAGTACAGCTTTAATTGA